In Penicillium oxalicum strain HP7-1 chromosome I, whole genome shotgun sequence, a single window of DNA contains:
- a CDS encoding Subtilisin-like serine protease, with protein MKGLLSLTLLPLLAAASPTWSETIHNGAAPLISSTSAKEIPDSYIVVFKKHVGASAASAHHSWVQDIHSDNVRMELKKRSLFGFESEPYLGVKHTFHVAGSLMGYAGHFHEDVIEQVRRHPDVEYIEKDSEVHHFEDPAIEKNAPWGLARISHRDSLSFGSFNKYLYAEDGGEGVDAYVIDTGTNVDHVDFEGRASWGKTIPQGDQDVDGNGHGTHCSGTIAGKKYGVAKKANVYAVKVLRSNGSGTMSDVVKGVEWAAEAHIKKSKAAKDGKAKGFKGSVANMSLGGGSSRTLDLAVNAAVDAGMHFAVAAGNDNADACNYSPAAAEKAVTVGASTLADERAYFSNYGKCTDIFAPGLNILSTWIGSKYAVNTISGTSMASPHIAGLLAYYVSLQPASDSAYAVEEITPKKLKDALITIATSGALSDIPSDTPNLLAWNGGGSSNYTEIVSKGGYKAGASESMKKHLDELVGKVEEVIAKEQKVLSHELGAIYSEIKDAVSA; from the exons ATGAAGGGCCTACTCAGCCTGACACTCCTTCCGCTGCTGGCAGCTGCATCTCCCACTTGGTCTGAAACCATCCATAACGGTGCAGCTCCCCTCATCTCTTCCACAAGTGCCAAGGAGATCCCGGATTCCTATATCGTCGTGTTTAAGAAGCATGTCGGAGCTTCCGCAGCGTCTGCTCACCACAGCTGGGTGCAGGACATCCACTCGGACAACGTGCGGATGGAGCTGAAGAAGCGCTCCCTCTTCGGCTTTGAAAGCGAGCCTTACCTCGGCGTGAAGCACACCTTCCACGTTGCGGGCTCGCTGATGGGCTACGCTGGTCACTTCCATGAGGACGTGATCGAGCAGGTTCGCCGGCATCCGGAT GTCGAGTACATCGAGAAGGACTCGGAGGTCCACCACTTTGAGGACCCTGCCATCGAGAAGAATGCCCCCTGGGGTCTGGCTCGTATCTCTCACCGTGACAGTCTTTCCTTTGGTAGCTTCAACAAGTACCTTTACGCCGAGGATGGGGGTGAGGGCGTCGACGCCTATGTCATCGATACTGGTACCAACGTGGACCACGTTGACTTCGAGGGCCGTGCTTCATGGGGAAAGACCATCCCTCAGGGTGATCAGGATGTCGATGGCAATGGTCACGGCACCCACTGCTCTGGCACCATCGCGGGTAAGAAGTACGGCGTAGCCAAGAAGGCCAATGTCTATGCTGTCAAGGTGCTCCGTTCCAACGGCTCGGGTACCATGTCCGATGTCGTCAAGGGCGTCGAGTGGGCTGCAGAGGCTCACATCAAGAAGTCCAAGGCCGCCAAGgatggcaaggccaagggctTCAAGGGTAGTGTTGCCAACATGTCTCTGGGTGGTGGTAGCTCCCGCACTCTCGACCTCGCCGTGAACGCTGCTGTTGACGCTGGCATGCACTTCGCCGTTGCTGCCGGTAACGACAACGCCGACGCTTGCAACTACTCCCCCGCCGCTGCCGAGAAGGCCGTCACCGTTGGCGCCTCAACGCTGGCTGATGAGCGTGCTTACTTCTCCAACTACGGCAAGTGCACTGACATCTTCGCACCTGGTCTGAACATTCTGTCCACCTGGATTGGTAGCAAGTACGCTGTCAACACCATCTCCGGAACTTCCATGGCCTCCCCTCATATCGCCGGTCTCCTGGCCTACTATGTCTCTCTCCAGCCTGCCTCCGACTCCGCCTACGCTGTCGAGGAGATTACccccaagaagctcaaggatGCGCTGATCACCATCGCTACTTCCGGTGCTCTGTCTGATATTCCCTCCGACACCCCTAAC CTCCTCGCCTGGAACGGTGGTGGTTCCTCCAACTACACCGAGATCGTTTCCAAGGGTGGCTACAAGGCTGGTGCTTCCGAGTCCATGAAGAAGCACCTCGATGAGCTTGTTggcaaggtcgaggaagtGATTGCCAAGGAGCAGAAGGTCCTGAGCCACGAGCTCGGTGCTATCTACAGCGAGATCAAGGACGCTGTTAGCGCTTAG
- a CDS encoding Ubiquitin-conjugating enzyme, which yields MAERLLMKEFRELSGASWVHVELVRNNIFEWDIGLPVLNKTSMYYGAYLKAHMTFPRDYPYNPPVFRFLFPILHPNIYSAGWVCISILHPPGDDEMSGEDAAERWSPAQCVESILVSILSLLDDAECYSPANVDAALLFRFEKEKYLGIVRGQVKASMGHRPAGFKMPSDEPVAQSNEQPEDLPEEEDFWAASEVDSDVFDDVDQEEEQEESNPTEDR from the exons atggccgagcGACTCCTCATGAAGGAATTTCGTGAGCTATCAGGAGCGAGCTGGGTTCACGTTGAG CTTGTCAGAAACAACATCTTCGAGTGGGATATCGGCTTACCAGTGCTCAACAAAACCTCCATGTACTACGGCGCGTATCTCAAGGCTCATATGACCTTTCCCCGAGACTATCCCTACAATCCTCCCG TCTTCCGCTTTTTGTTTCCTATCCTACATCCAAACATCTACTCAGCCGGATGGGTGTGTATCTCTATTTTGCACCCCCCTGGCGACGACGAGATGTCTGGAGAGGATGCCGCTGAGCGTTGGTCGCCTGCTCAATGTGTTGAGTCCATCCTGGTCTCCATTCTTTCCCTCCTTGACGACGCCGAATGCTACTCCCCAGCCAACGTCGATGCGGCCCTCCTCTTTCGCTTTGAGAAGGAAAAGTATCTGGGAATCGTCCGCGGTCAGGTAAAAGCCAGCATGGGTCACCGTCCTGCTGGTTTTAAGATGCCAAGCGATGAGCCAGTCGCACAGTCGAATGAGCAACCGGAGGATCTGCCGGAGGAAGAAGACTTCTGGGCCGCCTCCGAGGTTGACAGTGATGTATTCGACGATGTGgaccaggaggaagagcaggaaGAAAGTAACCCCACTGAAGATCGTTAG
- a CDS encoding ABC transporter 7, giving the protein MFPQCRGPTWAIDDLSHCFQRNVLQVLLPLAACALSLLILILHLIYRYVASRKSVSYKVLSTEATDDENIAPSPENESDPLLQEAAQIEQLELEVDRPRGEVAVVVVEIAALIGEVALHVVVLTTAGWGRHGALPATAGLVSWGYTLFLVLVRLLLSSFDLSSAPRLWTHTAVLYGAQWLFNVMVFRSAVIHPISRRALTLSSIQFALSSFLLLMTLTTRRGNKPVLVEREEGLEPPHYPRASLLSLATFAWLDPLVWKAYRQTLELPDVWNLTPTQKAAAVLTDFRNRQMKGSLAWKLVRFFSGTILKQGAWTIFADLFVFVPSLLLKAILEYVEDPRSTTPNAAWLYAILLFFSALIQGVAAGQALFIGRKMGVRIRAIIIGEIYAKALRRKAGAATDAARKAIEDTKTTDAVKPQKKKLFSFGRKKKAASANGQDAEAAPTKPVAADLDDTAAQANVGTIINLMAIDSFKVSEVGAYLHFLWASVPTQVIMAITLLYKIMGFSAFAGIVLMALMLPVNLFIARQFSKVQSAILKGTDARIHATNEVLQNIRIIKYFAWEQRFQDVVNEKRKTELKSLRRRYILWSCAATVWYGTPILITLLSFFLYTVVEKKQLTPSIAFPALSMFSLLRVPLDQLADMVAHVQESKVSLDRVDEYLNEEETEKYAQLRETSATNGPPRVGLEGATLTWGTVNPRPEASSSSTGTDAFRLIDVTVDFPVGRLSIIAGPTGSGKTSLLMALLGEMRLVEGRVHLPGGVCNRAELPVDPETGLIDSVAYCAQEAWLVNATVKENIIFASPHDEKRYRAVLKACALERDIEILDAGDQTLVGEKGISLSGGQKQRISLARAIYSSARHLLLDDCLSAVDSHTAKHIFRQALTGPLMMHRTCVLVTHNTALTVPQADHVVVLENGKVAAQGKPDELAASGALGDEFMKSVPASRVSSRGLSRVPSQHGDEDAEENSVTANGNANGSATKPQQDEKSPLTEGKAVGSIKWSTVIMYLRSMGSWYYWVLAVSVFCMQQLGSVSTNLWIRQWANSYRTSGVVAESDAGNYAAAAHLRPPTFTVGSVSKMNTWNTLQLGSQSEPTTANDGQVDVGYYLGVYALLGVAYIIISLSREAVLFWGSLHASWKIHDNLLRAVMHAKFRFFDSTPLGQLMNRFSKDVEAVDQEVAPVAIGMLHSLASVIMIVILISVITPGFLIAGLFITLVYTALGAIYLNSSRDLKRLESVQRSPLYQQFGETLNGIVTIRAYGDGPRFIVDNHRRINAYNRPHLYLWASNRWLALRVDWTGALVSFFSATFVLINVGKIDAGAAGLSLTYAVTFTENVLWLVRLYSEVQQNMNSVERVREYLEVDQEAAAVIPESRPEANWPTQGAVEFKGYSTRYRPDLDPVLKEVSFAVKAGEKVGIVGRTGAGKSSLALALFRGLEAEKGQIVIDGIDIGAIGLRDLREAITIVPQDPTLFTGTIRSNLDPFGLFSDEEIFTALRRVHLIGSSASGTATPTTSTTAVDLPGTNDAAALVDNKNVFHNLDSLVSESGSNLSQGQRQLLCLARALLKKPRVLMMDEATASIDYATDAKIQVTLRELHDSTIITIAHRLQTIIDYDKVLVLDHGRVVEYDHPWTLINKEDGLFRSMCDNSGNMEVLLDGAKRAWSQKRLVDDS; this is encoded by the exons ATGTTCCCGCAATGTCGGGGCCCGACATGGGCCATTGACGACCTGTCGCATTGCTTCCAGCGCAA CGTTCTGCAAGTCTTACTACCGCTGGCCGCGTGCGCCTTGTCCTTGCTCATTCTTATCCTTCACCTCATTTATCGCTATGTTGCCTCACGGAAATCGGTTTCGTATAAGGTTCTCTCCACCGAAGCGACAGATGACGAGAACATCGCACCCTCCCCCGAGAACGAGTCGGaccctcttctccaagaagccGCGCAGATCGAGcaacttgagcttgaggTAGATCGTCCACGTGGGGAGGTGGCCGTAGTGGTGGTAGAAATCGCAGCGCTCATTGGCGAGGTGGCCCTTCACGTCGTCGTTCTCACAACCGCAGGGTGGGGACGTCATGGAGCCCTGCCTGCCACGGCGGGCCTGGTCTCGTGGGGGTACACTCTGTTCCTGGTTCTGGTCCGACTTCTGCTATCCAGCTTCGACCTCTCCTCGGCCCCAAGACTTTGGACGCACACGGCAGTGCTCTATGGAGCGCAATGGCTATTCAACGTCATGGTCTTCCGCTCCGCGGTTATCCACCCCATTTCACGACGTGCCTTGACCCTCAGCAGCATTCAATTTGCGCTAAGCAGCTTTCTCCTCCTGATGACCCTGACGACACGGCGGGGAAATAAGCCCGTCCTAGTTGAACGGGAGGAAGGGTTAGAGCCACCCCATTACCCGAGAGCCAGCTTGTTGTCTCTAGCGACTTTCGCATGGTTGGATCCTCTGGTATGGAAGGCTTATCGTCAAACTCTTGAGCTTCCGGACGTGTGGAACTTGACGCCAACTCAGAAGGCTGCGGCAGTTCTCACAGACTTTAGAAACCGACAGATGAAGGGTTCTCTGGCATGGAAACTTGTCCGCTTCTTTAGTGGAACTATTCTCAAGCAGGGTGCATGGACGATCTTTGCTGATTTGTTCGTGTTCGTGCCGAGCCTTCTCCTGAAAGCCATTCTGGAATACGTTGAAGACCCCCGGTCGACCACTCCCAATGCCGCATGGCTCTACGCAattcttttgttcttctccgccttgaTTCAGGGTGTTGCAGCCGGCCAGGCTCTCTTCATCGGCCGCAAAATGGGAGTCAGGATCCgagccatcatcatcggtgAAATTTACGCAAAAGCGCTCCGACGCAAGGCTGGCGCCGCCACGGACGCTGCACGAAAAGCCATCGAGGATACCAAGACGACTGACGCTGTAAAGCctcaaaagaagaagttgtTCTCTTTCGGtcggaagaaaaaggccgcTTCGGCCAATGGACAGGACGCGGAAGCCGCCCCCACCAAACCTGTTGCGGCTGACTTGGACGATACTGCCGCTCAAGCCAATGTCGGTACGATTATCAATTTGATGGCGATTGACTCCTTCAAGGTCAGCGAAGTTGGCGCCTATCTGCACTTTCTGTGGGCCAGTGTCCCCACTCAGGTCATCATGGCAATTACCCTACTTTATAAGATTATGGGTTTCAGCGCATTTGCTGGTATTGTCTTGATGGCGCTGATGCTGCCAGTTAATCTTTTTATTGCCCGCCAGTTCAGTAAGGTTCAGAGCGCCATTCTTAAGGGAACTGATGCTCGCATCCATGCGACCAATGAAGTTCTTCAGAACATTCGTATTATCAAGTACTTTGCCTGGGAGCAGCGTTTTCAAGATGTCGTGAACGAAAAGCGGAAGACTGAGCTCAAATCTCTCCGACGACGTTATATTCTCTGGTCATGTGCGGCAACCGTATGGTACGGAACGCCCATTTTGATCACTTTACTGTCGTTCTTCCTGTATACTGTCGTCGAAAAGAAACAGCTGACCCCATCGATCGCCTTCCCTGCATTGTCAAtgttttctctccttcgGGTACCACTCGACCAGCTGGCCGACATGGTGGCTCATGTACAAGAATCCAAGGTCTCGCTGGACCGTGTTGATGAGTACCTGAACGAGGAAGAAACCGAAAAGTATGCCCAACTGCGTGAGACCAGTGCTACCAATGGTCCTCCTCGCGTTGGGTTAGAGGGTGCTACGCTGACTTGGGGCACCGTGAACCCGCGGCCTGaagcttcctcttccagtaCCGGCACAGATGCCTTCCGCCTTATTGACGTGACTGTTGACTTCCCGGTCGGTCGCCTCAGTATCATTGCAGGACCTACAGGCTCTGGAAAGACCTCTTTGCTCATGGCTTTGCTTGGTGAGATGCGTCTGGTTGAAGGGCGTGTTCACCTGCCGGGAGGCGTATGCAATCGGGCAGAGCTACCCGTGGATCCCGAGACTGGCCTCATCGACAGCGTTGCATACTGCGCCCAAGAGGCTTGGCTGGTGAATGCCACGGTCAAGGAGAACATCATTTTCGCGTCCCCACACGACGAGAAGCGTTATCGCGCTGTGTTGAAGGCCTGCGCGCTCGAACGCGATATCGAAATCTTGGATGCCGGTGATCAAACCTTGGTTGGAGAGAAGGGCATCAGTCTGTCTGGCGGTCAAAAACAGCGTATCTCTCTGGCCCGCGCCATTTACAGCAGTGCTCGACACCTGCTTCTGGATGACTGCTTGTCGGCTGTTGACTCGCACACAGCCAAGCACATTTTCCGGCAAGCCCTGACTGGCCCCCTCATGATGCACCGCACATGTGTCCTCGTCACCCATAACACAGCTCTGACAGTGCCCCAAGCCGACCATGTAGTTGTCCTGGAAAACGGCAAGGTGGCTGCGCAAGGCAAGCCCGATGAGCTTGCTGCTTCTGGGGCTCTAGGCGATGAGTTCATGAAGTCAGTGCCTGCGTCTCGCGTCAGTTCCCGTGGTTTGTCCCGTGTTCCTTCGCAGCATGGAGATGAGGATGCCGAGGAAAACTCCGTCACGGCAAACGGGAATGCCAATGGTTCCGCCACCAAGCCTCAGCAGGACGAGAAATCACCTCTGACCGAAGGCAAAGCCGTTGGTAGTATCAAATGGTCGACCGTCATTATGTACTTGCGCTCAATGGGCTCCTGGTACTACTGGGTGTTGGCAGTCTCGGTATTCTGCATGCAACAGCTGGGATCTGTGTCCACGAATCTTTGGATCCGCCAATGGGCCAATTCCTATCGCACCTCCGGTGTGGTTGCTGAAAGCGATGCTGGCAATTATGCCGCTGCCGCTCACCTCCGACCCCCCACATTTACTGTAGGCAGCGTTTCGAAGATGAATACCTGGAACACGCTGCAACTCGGGTCGCAGTCTGAGCCCACCACAGCAAATGATGGACAAGTCGATGTGGGCTACTACTTGGGCGTCTATGCGCTCCTCGGCGTTGCTTACATCATTATCTCTCTGTCCCGAGAGGCCGTTCTGTTCTGGGGTTCCTTGCATGCATCCTGGAAAATCCATGATAACCTGCTTCGAGCGGTGATGCATGCGAAATTCCGTTTCTTCGACTCGACCCCTCTCGGCCAACTCATGAATCGCTTTTCCAAAGATGTGGAGGCGGTTGACCAAGAAGTCGCGCCCGTGGCCATTGGCATGCTCCATAGCTTGGCATCGGTCATTATGATTGTCATCTTGATCTCCGTGATCACGCCCGGATTCTTGATCGCAGGTCTTTTCATCACCCTTGTGTACACCGCTCTCGGTGCCATCTACCTCAACTCTTCTCGGGACCTGAAGCGTCTGGAGTCTGTGCAGCGAAGTCCTCTTTATCAGCAGTTCGGCGAGACCCTGAACGGCATTGTCACGATTCGCGCCTACGGTGATGGTCCTCGCTTTATCGTTGATAACCACCGCCGCATTAACGCCTACAACCGGCCACACCTTTACCTGTGGGCGAGCAACCGATGGCTCGCTCTTCGTGTGGACTGGACTGGCGCTTTGGtctccttcttttccgcCACCTTTGTGCTGATCAATGTTGGAAAGATTGATGCCGGTGCAGCCGGTCTGTCTCTGACATACGCCGTGACCTTCACTGAGAATGTCCTCTGGCTGGTTCGTCTCTACTCCGAGGTGCAGCAAAACATGAACTCGGTAGAGCGTGTTCGGGAATACCTGGAGGTCGATCAGGAAGCCGCCGCCGTGATCCCAGAATCGCGGCCTGAAGCCAATTGGCCAACACAGGGTGCGGTTGAGTTCAAAGGCTATTCGACTCGGTACCGTCCCGATCTGGATCCTGTGCTCAAGGAGGTTTCCTTCGCCGTCAAAGCCGGTGAAAAGGTCGGTATCGTCGGCCGTACTGGTGCGGGCAAGAGTTCTCTTGCCCTCGCACTGTTCCGCGGGctggaggccgagaaggGTCAGATTGTGATTGATGGCATCGACATTGGTGCGATTGGTCTGCGGGATCTTCGGGAGGCCATCACCATTGTTCCTCAAGACCCGACACTGTTCACTGGAACGATTCGTAGCAACCTTGATCCCTTTGGTCTATTCAGTGACGAAGAGATCTTCACTGCTCTTCGTCGTGTCCATCTCATTGGCTCTAGCGCATCGGGTACTGCGACTCCCACGACCTCCACCACGGCCGTCGACCTCCCGGGCACTAATGATGCCGCCGCGCTTGTTGACAACAAGAACGTCTTCCACAACCTGGACAGCCTAGTCTCCGAGTCTGGTTCCAATCTCTCTCAAGGCCAGCGACAACTTCTGTGTCTTGCTCGTGCCCTTCTCAAGAAGCCCCGCGTGTTGATGATGGACGAAGCCACCGCCTCGATCGACTACGCCACGGATGCCAAGATCCAAGTGACCCTTCGGGAGCTCCACGACAGCACCATTATCACTATCGCCCATCGTCTGCAGACCATCATCGATTATGACAAGGTCTTGGTCCTTGATCACGGGCGTGTCGTCGAATACGACCATCCGTGGACCCTCATCAACAAGGAAGATGGTCTATTCCGCAGTATGTGTGATAACAGTGGCAATATGGAAGTTCTCCTCGACGGTGCCAAGCGTGCCTGGTCCCAAAAGCGGCTGGTCGACGATTCCTAA
- a CDS encoding Lactose permease, translating to MSKYEGAGVVHQESTLDHVVLDKEPQGQVQEVHAASVALAAAMAARPPQLLSKSMIKLYMIMGICYLVSTMNGFDSSLMGAINAMKPYQESFGLSGAGSSTGVVFIIYNLGQIAAFPFCGLLADGYGRRICIFIGCLIVWIGTAVQAPATSMGMFMGGRFLLGFGAALASAAAPAWCVELSHPAYRGTMAGMYNNFWWLGNILAGWTTYGSNLHLQTAWAWRIPTIVQAGLPGIVLFSVMFFPESPRWLIAKDRREEALDVLAKYHGEGDRQHPIVQLQYHEITEQISATHNDNPWWDFRELVNTRAARYRLGLLVAMSLFGQWSGNNVVSYFMPQMIIQAGILDPNKQLLINAINPIFSMIGAIYGATLLDKLGRRTMLLSGLAGGLIAYIMLTAFTAETPNNPNLSYGVIVSIYLFGIIFAWGFTPLQTLYAVEVLENRTRAKGSGLNFLVLNVAMVVNTYGISVGIEKIGWKLYLVYIAWIIVEMVIIYFFFVETAGKTLEELKEIFDAPNPRNASLKRTKVEIDQTGTVVGMEA from the exons ATGTCAAAATACGAGGGTGCTGGTGTGGTACACCAGGAAAGTACCCTGGACCATGTGGTTCTGGACAAAGAGCCCCAGGGCCAGGTCCAAGAGGTCCATGCTGCGTCCGTTGCCCTCGCAGCGGCCATGGCTGCTCGGCCTCCGCAGCTGCTCTCAAAAAGCATGATCAA GCTTTACATGATCATGGGTATCTGTTATCTGGTCTCAACGATGAACGGTTTCGATTCCTCGCTCATGGGTGCTATCAACGCCATGAAGCCCTACCAGGAGTCTTTCGGACTGTCTGGCGCTG GTTCCTCGACTGGTGTGGTGTTCATTATTTACAACCTCGGTCAAATTGCTGCGTTCCCCTTCTGTGGTCTCCTGGCTGACGGCTATGGCCGTCGTATCTGTATCTTCATCGGCTGTCTCATTGTCTGGATTGGCACTGCTGTGCAGGCCCCTGCTACGAGCATGGGAATGTTCATGGGCGGTCGTTTCCTGCTCGGATTCGGCGCTGCTCTCGCCAGTGCTGCCGCTCCCGCATGGTGTGTCGAGCTCAGTCATCCCGCCTATCGTGGTACCATGGCGGGTATGTACAACAATTTCTGGTGGCTGGGTAACATTCTGGCTGGCTGGACCACCTACGGAAGCAACCTGCACCTCCAGACTGCCTGGGCGTGGCGTATTCCCACTATTGTCCAGGCCGGTCTGCCTGGAATCGTCCTCTTCTCGGTCATGTTCTTCCCCGAGTCCCCCCGTTGGCTCATTGCCAAGGACCGCCGCGAGGAGGCCCTTGATGTGCTCGCCAAGTATCATGGTGAAG GCGACCGCCAGCACCCCATCGTCCAGCTCCAGTACCACGAGATCACCGAGCAGATCAGCGCCACCCACAACGACAACCCGTGGTGGGACTTCCGCGAGCTGGTCAACACCCGTGCTGCCCGCTACCGTCTGGGTCTCCTGGTCGCCATGTCTCTGTTCGGCCAATGGTCCGGTAACAATGTCGTGTCCTACTTTATGCCCCAGATGATCATCCAAGCCGGTATCCTCGACCCCAACAAGCAGCTGCTCATCAACGCCATCAACCCCATCTTCAGTATGATTGGTGCCATCTACGGTGCCACCCTTCTGGACAAGCTCGGTCGTCGTACCATGCTCCTGAGCGGTCTCGCCGGTGGTCTCATTGCATACATCATGCTGACTGCCTTCACTGCCGAGACCCCCAACAACCCCAACCTGAGTTACGGTGTGATTGTCTCCATCTACCTCTTCGGTATCATCTTCGCCTGGGGTTTCACCCCCCTGCAGACTCTCTATGCCGTCGAGGTTCTCGAGAACCGCACTCGTGCCAAGGGTTCCGGCCTGaacttcctcgtcctcaaCGTGGCCATGGTCGTCAACACCTACGGTATCTCAGTCGGTATTGAGAAGATTGGCTGGAAGCTGTACCTTGTCTACATCGCCTGGATCATCGTCGAGATGGTTATCATCTACTTCTTCTTTGTCGAGACCGCCGGAAAGACCCTTGAAGAGCTCAAGGAGATCTTCGACGCCCCCAACCCTCGCAATGCCAGCTTGAAGCGAACCAAGGTCGAGATCGACCAGACTGGTACTGTCGTTGGCATGGAGGCGTAG
- a CDS encoding Peptidoglycan deacetylase — MAPKRVLITYGVDVDAVAGWLGSYGGEDSTNDISRGYWAGTVGTRRLLKLFDKYQIKTTWFIPGHSLETFPEDMAAVRDAGHEIGLHGYSHENPTDMTIEQQRDVLDKTYRMLTEFTGKPPRGSVAPWWETSKEGAQLLLDYGIEYDHSMSHEDCQAYYLRAGDTWTKIDYTQKAETWMKPLEHGTQTGLVEIPSNWYIDDLPPMMFIKNAPNSHGFVNARDVEDIWRDHFDYFYREYDEFIFPITIHPDVSGRPHVLLMHERLIEHFKKHEGVEFVTMEQVCDEFKKKNPVPEGALMPAPVGQMLKK, encoded by the exons ATGGCCCCCAAGAGAGTATTGATCACCTACGGTGTTGACGTCGATGCTGTTGCCGGTTGGCTCGGTTCCTATGGGGGTGAAGATTCGACAAACGACATTAGCCGAG GATACTGGGCTGGGACTGTGGGTACACGAAGGCTTCTAAAGCTCTTTGACAAGTATCAGATCAAGACAACATGGTTCATTCCTGGTCATTCACTGGAGACCTTTCCCGAAGACATGGCAGCAGTCCGCGATGCGGGGCATGAAATTGGACTGCACGGTTATTCGCATGAAAACCCAACAGACATGACTATTGAGCAGCAGCGGGATGTCCTAGACAAGACATATCGCATGCTGACTGAGTTCACCGGTAAACCACCACGGGGAAGTGTCGCGCCTTGGTGGGAGACCAGCAAAGAAGGCGCCCAATTACTCCTTGACTACGGCATTGAATATGATCACAGCATGAGTCACGAGGATTGTCAGGCGTACTATCTTCGTGCAGGTGACACGTGGACCAAGATTGACTACACTCAAAAGGCAGAAACCTGGATGAAGCCACTGGAGCACGGCACGCAGACTGGTCTGGTGGAGATCCCATCCAATTGGTACATTGATGATCTGCCACCCATGATGTTCATCAAGAACGCCCCGAACAGTCATGGCTTTGTCAACGCCCGAGACGTGGAGGACATCTGGCGCGATCACTTTGACTATTTCTACCGCGAGTATGACGAGTTTATTTTTCCAATTACTATTCATCCGGATGTGTCGGGAAGACCACATGTCCTTTTGATGCATGAGCG CCTCATTGAGCATTTCAAGAAGCACGAGGGCGTTGAATTCGTGACAATGGAGCAAGTTTGTGACGagttcaagaagaagaaccctGTCCCGGAGGGCGCTTTGATGCCTGCGCCCGTTGGTCAGATGCTCAAGAAGTAG